A genomic window from Alkalihalobacillus sp. AL-G includes:
- a CDS encoding DegV family protein has translation MSKVAVITDSTSYLPEEIRKEHDIHMVPLNVIFGSESYQEETELVAEDFYAQVRETTGELPKTSQPAVGLFADTYEKLAKDGYTDVVVITLSREISGTYQSATSAVEMVDSINVHVFDCEISSAPQSYYVLEAAKMAREDQNAKVIMSRLTVMRAKGTPAFFMVDDLSHLHRGGRLNSAQFFVGNLLQVKPVLQFVDKKIVPFEKIRTRKKGINRLFELIHSDVGPDERAKISVIHANREDEAKEYANQLQLEYPNAEVNVSYFGAVLGTHLGEGSIGLTWMKE, from the coding sequence ATGAGCAAAGTTGCAGTAATCACAGACAGCACCTCCTATTTGCCGGAGGAGATCCGAAAAGAGCACGACATTCACATGGTTCCACTCAATGTGATTTTCGGCTCGGAATCCTATCAGGAAGAGACTGAGCTTGTGGCGGAGGATTTCTATGCACAGGTTCGAGAAACGACAGGTGAGCTGCCGAAAACATCACAGCCAGCTGTTGGGCTGTTTGCCGATACATATGAAAAATTAGCGAAGGATGGCTACACCGATGTTGTTGTCATCACGCTATCGCGTGAAATCAGCGGTACGTATCAAAGTGCGACTTCCGCAGTCGAAATGGTCGATTCGATCAATGTACACGTGTTTGATTGCGAAATCAGCAGTGCACCACAAAGCTATTACGTGTTAGAGGCTGCGAAAATGGCAAGGGAAGACCAAAATGCTAAGGTGATCATGTCCCGTTTGACGGTTATGCGGGCAAAAGGAACCCCCGCCTTCTTTATGGTCGATGATTTGAGTCATCTACACCGGGGCGGCCGGTTGAACAGTGCACAATTTTTTGTCGGAAACCTTCTTCAAGTCAAACCGGTACTTCAGTTTGTTGATAAGAAAATCGTTCCGTTTGAAAAAATCCGTACTCGTAAAAAAGGAATCAATCGCTTGTTCGAGTTAATTCATAGCGATGTAGGCCCTGATGAACGAGCGAAAATCTCCGTCATCCATGCGAACCGGGAGGACGAGGCGAAAGAATATGCGAACCAGCTTCAATTGGAGTATCCGAATGCAGAGGTTAACGTCAGCTATTTTGGAGCGGTGCTCGGAACCCATCTTGGGGAAGGCAGCATCGGACTAACGTGGATGAAAGAATAA
- a CDS encoding response regulator, with protein sequence MTQMNAVKTRIALIDDHKLFREGVKRILDMEDNFEVVAEGDDGQDAVSIIENFNPDVVLMDINMPNINGVEATRRLVEKYPDIKVIILSIHDDEAYVTHAVQTGASGYLLKEMDADALIEAVKVVADGGAYLHPRVTINLLSEFRRLKTHGRDGGGEVGFKEVEYRKPLHILTRRECEVLQMLADGKSNRLIGEALYISEKTVKNHVSNILQKMNVNDRTQAVVEAIKNGWVKVN encoded by the coding sequence ATGACACAAATGAACGCCGTGAAAACAAGAATTGCGTTGATTGATGATCACAAGCTTTTCCGTGAAGGGGTTAAGCGAATTTTAGACATGGAGGATAACTTCGAGGTTGTTGCAGAAGGCGATGATGGGCAGGATGCTGTTTCAATCATTGAGAATTTCAACCCGGATGTCGTGCTGATGGACATCAATATGCCGAACATCAACGGGGTGGAAGCGACACGCCGTTTAGTCGAAAAGTACCCGGATATCAAGGTCATCATTTTATCGATCCATGATGACGAAGCCTATGTTACGCATGCTGTCCAAACAGGTGCATCCGGCTATTTGTTGAAGGAAATGGATGCAGATGCGTTGATTGAAGCGGTGAAGGTTGTTGCAGACGGAGGCGCTTACTTGCATCCGAGAGTGACAATCAATCTGTTGAGCGAGTTCCGCCGCTTGAAGACGCATGGCCGTGATGGTGGTGGCGAGGTTGGATTTAAAGAGGTTGAATATCGCAAGCCGTTACATATTTTAACCCGACGTGAGTGTGAAGTGCTGCAGATGCTTGCTGACGGAAAGAGCAACCGTTTAATCGGGGAAGCGCTCTACATTAGTGAAAAAACAGTTAAAAACCATGTGAGTAACATTTTGCAGAAGATGAATGTTAATGATCGTACACAAGCCGTAGTCGAAGCGATCAAAAACGGCTGGGTGAAGGTAAACTGA
- a CDS encoding sensor histidine kinase codes for MTTKSIDPKSIDTILDKTIQTVSESKEQIFEIGEQSREEFEKLTRELKDIKERVLEIIQQEDALDTKSRLARSRLAEVSKHFNKYGEKEIKQAYESASQFQVELISVRQKEATLRERRDDIERRLVNLSKTVERADRLVNQISVVLNYLDGDLRQVGEYIKDAKEKQEFGLQIIEAQEDERARVSREIHDGPAQMLANVLLRSELIEKIYVQKGVDEAHRELKDLRKMVKYALTEVRRIIYDLRPMALDDLGLTPTLEKYVKTLTESTGIQIGFKSIGNERRLPSKMEVAVYRMIQESVQNACKHAKASEIQVKVEFQDTLTILIRDNGVGFDPNKAREQSFGIIGMKERVDILDGNMNIESKEGRGTLILIQIPLNKQEAGR; via the coding sequence ATGACGACAAAATCAATTGACCCAAAAAGTATCGACACAATTCTAGATAAAACGATTCAAACGGTATCTGAAAGCAAAGAACAAATCTTTGAAATCGGAGAACAATCACGAGAAGAATTCGAAAAGCTAACACGAGAATTAAAAGACATAAAAGAACGAGTGCTTGAGATCATCCAACAAGAGGATGCGCTTGACACGAAATCCAGACTTGCACGTTCTCGCCTTGCAGAAGTGAGTAAACATTTTAATAAATATGGCGAAAAAGAAATTAAGCAGGCCTATGAATCAGCGAGCCAATTTCAAGTCGAATTGATTTCAGTTCGTCAGAAGGAGGCTACCTTACGGGAACGTCGCGATGACATTGAACGCCGCTTAGTGAATTTGAGTAAGACGGTCGAGCGAGCGGATCGATTGGTCAATCAAATCAGTGTCGTTCTGAATTATCTGGATGGGGATTTGCGCCAGGTCGGTGAGTACATTAAGGATGCAAAAGAAAAACAAGAATTCGGCCTGCAAATTATTGAAGCACAGGAAGATGAACGGGCGAGAGTATCAAGGGAAATTCATGACGGACCAGCCCAGATGCTTGCGAATGTGCTGTTGCGTTCTGAATTGATTGAAAAAATATATGTGCAAAAAGGTGTAGACGAAGCCCATAGAGAATTAAAAGACTTGAGGAAGATGGTCAAATATGCACTGACGGAAGTTCGTCGCATCATTTATGACCTACGCCCAATGGCACTCGATGACTTGGGGCTTACACCGACTCTTGAAAAGTATGTAAAAACATTGACGGAATCTACAGGGATTCAGATTGGATTTAAGTCGATCGGAAACGAACGGAGACTGCCGTCAAAAATGGAGGTTGCCGTTTATCGGATGATACAGGAATCTGTACAGAATGCCTGTAAACATGCGAAGGCGTCTGAAATTCAAGTGAAAGTCGAATTTCAGGATACGCTGACGATTCTTATTCGGGATAATGGTGTCGGCTTTGATCCAAACAAGGCTCGTGAACAGTCCTTCGGAATTATTGGCATGAAGGAACGAGTCGACATTTTAGATGGGAATATGAATATCGAGTCCAAAGAAGGCAGAGGGACGTTAATCTTAATACAAATACCATTAAATAAGCAGGAGGCAGGACGATGA
- a CDS encoding YigZ family protein has product MLSSYYTVKGYGQHEHSIQRSRFIAYINRAESEQEAQEFIQQIKKKHHDASHNCSAYLIGENDEIQKANDDGEPSGTAGVPILEVLKKRKLKNSVVVITRYFGGIKLGAGGLIRAYGTSTSEGLNATGIVERVLMHKAKCTIDYHLLGKVENELRNHETYLLDEIEYLADVTLTIFVHLNEETEFFSWIQNLTSNNVDIKLVDKQYLDRPAK; this is encoded by the coding sequence ATGCTTTCATCCTATTATACCGTAAAAGGCTACGGACAACACGAACATTCGATACAAAGATCTCGATTTATTGCGTATATCAACCGGGCTGAATCCGAACAAGAGGCCCAGGAGTTCATCCAGCAGATCAAGAAAAAACACCATGACGCATCCCACAACTGCTCTGCCTACTTGATTGGTGAGAACGATGAGATCCAAAAAGCAAATGATGATGGGGAGCCGAGTGGTACAGCTGGCGTTCCAATTTTAGAAGTGTTAAAAAAGCGAAAATTGAAAAATTCAGTAGTAGTAATTACCCGATACTTTGGGGGAATAAAGCTCGGTGCAGGCGGCCTGATCCGTGCATACGGGACTTCTACCTCAGAAGGACTCAATGCGACAGGAATCGTGGAACGAGTATTAATGCACAAAGCTAAATGTACGATTGATTATCACCTACTAGGAAAAGTGGAAAATGAACTCAGAAACCATGAAACATACCTTTTAGATGAAATTGAATATTTGGCAGACGTTACACTCACTATTTTTGTTCATTTAAATGAAGAAACTGAATTTTTTTCATGGATACAAAATCTAACAAGTAACAATGTAGACATAAAACTAGTAGATAAACAGTATTTAGATCGACCTGCTAAATAA
- a CDS encoding LTA synthase family protein: MILKNIISNKVSIYFLPFVLLLFLKVVLFRFLLLDDLNLLTTLWFELPIILIFLCLFEWLNSKAKPFAYFLFNILLSLMFFASLVYSAYFGTLPTYFDLQQLGQVSSVSESILLLIKPTYFLIFIDLLILVLLFNLTRAPQWKLSQRAVSIIIIFAVIISMANFLLVKTQFIKDPVTLAHNKGVFNFELAQIYADFSETAAAQLDFNNKGIQEIKGNTLITNVQDREKYGLAKNRNLILIQLESFQDFVINLKIDGTEITPNLNRLVNEGIYFSNVYQQIGAGNTSDAEFIVNTSLYPIGNKPTSKIYPNKRYPSMPRLLSKQGYVSATFHADEVEYWNRDRLYPALGFQEYYDIKYYGDKDTVGFGPSDEYFYKKTVPILEDYQDKKQRFYAHVLSLTSHTPFELPKEKQLITLPKKFDDTLTGNYIISAHYADHALGLFIEDLKDKGIWEDSIIGIYGDHSGVHGQLLKNEDVKLMKQVLGHGYSIVDRFNIPFIVNIPGENTGFEVDKLGGQLDIMPTLLNLMGVDMGEQIHFGQDLLNYDKNLLGMRYYLPAGSFFRDNILLVPQTSTRPKRIYDLETKQLFETNKYNEYYDKMLKLLHWSDSYIQNLPTGL; encoded by the coding sequence GTGATTTTAAAAAATATAATTTCAAACAAGGTATCTATATATTTCTTACCTTTTGTACTGTTACTTTTCTTAAAAGTAGTATTGTTCCGTTTTCTACTATTAGATGATTTAAATCTGTTGACGACTTTATGGTTCGAGCTTCCGATCATTCTAATATTCTTATGTCTTTTTGAATGGCTGAATTCTAAAGCTAAACCATTTGCCTACTTCTTATTTAATATACTTTTATCATTAATGTTTTTTGCTAGTTTGGTATATTCGGCATATTTTGGAACTTTACCTACTTATTTTGATCTGCAACAACTCGGTCAAGTTTCGAGTGTTTCCGAGAGTATACTTCTGCTCATTAAACCTACTTACTTTTTGATATTTATAGACTTGCTCATTCTAGTTTTGCTTTTCAATTTAACCAGGGCTCCACAATGGAAGTTAAGCCAAAGAGCAGTATCAATTATCATTATTTTTGCTGTAATCATTTCAATGGCTAATTTTCTTCTGGTGAAAACACAATTCATCAAAGACCCTGTTACACTTGCACATAATAAAGGGGTATTCAATTTTGAATTGGCACAGATATATGCCGACTTTAGCGAGACTGCAGCCGCACAATTAGACTTTAACAATAAAGGCATTCAAGAAATAAAGGGCAATACATTAATCACCAATGTCCAGGATAGGGAAAAATACGGACTTGCCAAAAATCGAAACTTAATCCTAATTCAATTAGAATCTTTTCAGGATTTTGTCATTAATCTAAAAATTGATGGCACAGAAATCACTCCTAATTTAAATCGACTTGTAAACGAAGGGATTTATTTCTCAAATGTGTACCAACAAATAGGTGCGGGGAATACATCTGATGCTGAATTTATTGTAAATACATCTTTGTATCCTATAGGAAATAAACCGACATCCAAAATTTATCCCAATAAACGGTACCCAAGTATGCCTCGATTACTTTCAAAGCAAGGATATGTTTCAGCAACGTTCCACGCAGATGAAGTTGAATACTGGAATCGAGATCGACTTTATCCTGCGCTGGGCTTTCAGGAGTACTATGATATTAAATATTACGGAGATAAAGATACAGTTGGATTCGGACCTTCGGATGAGTATTTTTATAAAAAAACAGTGCCTATTCTTGAAGACTATCAAGATAAAAAGCAAAGATTTTATGCACACGTTTTATCATTAACTAGCCATACACCATTTGAGCTTCCAAAAGAAAAACAACTTATCACACTGCCGAAAAAGTTTGATGATACTCTTACAGGGAACTATATTATATCTGCCCATTACGCAGATCATGCACTTGGATTGTTTATTGAAGATCTCAAAGATAAAGGAATATGGGAAGATTCTATAATTGGTATTTACGGAGATCATTCAGGAGTTCATGGCCAACTACTTAAAAATGAAGATGTAAAGCTTATGAAACAGGTTTTAGGTCATGGGTATTCCATTGTTGATCGGTTCAACATCCCTTTCATTGTAAATATTCCTGGAGAAAACACCGGATTTGAAGTTGATAAATTGGGCGGTCAGTTAGACATAATGCCTACTTTATTGAACCTTATGGGAGTAGACATGGGGGAACAAATTCATTTTGGGCAAGATTTACTGAACTATGATAAAAATCTTTTAGGTATGAGATATTATCTTCCAGCTGGATCTTTTTTCAGAGATAATATCCTACTTGTCCCTCAGACGAGTACGCGCCCTAAACGAATTTATGACTTAGAAACAAAACAGTTATTTGAAACCAATAAATATAACGAATACTACGATAAAATGCTAAAGCTACTGCACTGGTCAGATTCTTACATTCAGAACTTACCAACAGGATTATAA
- a CDS encoding SpoIID/LytB domain-containing protein, whose translation MKNGIKVFLCLLLAFTLFPFNSLEANAQGNDVSVKLRNYLGNKKTVGVDVVGEYLVEGQNDLTLVSSKDYSVKLENGELVLYTGNSRIKEFSGSFTVIPKSYGASNYISINGRDYLGEIEFTIEESYIRPINTLPLEDYLKGVVPYEMPATWHKEALKAQAVAARTYAMNYVGSVIDDTIRYQVYGGYIWDSSSYDTSTAAVNETVGDVLKYNGNLISAVYSSSNGGHTESAANYWGNSHPYLVGKPDPFDPQRPWSLTIDKQQIDTSGLDLKNPSEWWNSVSEKNSDLAELNNIKAYINKDFYPNTEIKIVGVPKLTISGKNSSGKSTNGSLTVDFFVKNADGSYRMEDTSELPDDYSNELAGEDRYGTSVEVAEYGWAAGADSVVLGRGDITLDALTGTVLAKKYNSPLLLTRSDRIPPEVLTEIKKINPTSKRVFLLGGEQAISESVENSIRNSGYTPVRIMGETRYHTAVKVAEQIQNSSEVIITSGNENSPDALSIASYAAKNQIPILLTRSDRVPAVVSNYLKKHNISKVHIIGGTVAVSKAVEDHVRGLGISNINRVQGEDRFATSVAIAKEFKYDMSNVIFASGYLFVDALPGAALAAKLNAPVILTRQDRFPNVVRGWLDGLSNQPFIHYLGGPVAISENTRDEIKQTLTASINLYTLTKEDVGIGTLRNILGGTLFKSYHITNVANSESRVTISGLGYGHGVGMSQYGAYERAEAGHSYKQILSFYYEGTTLQ comes from the coding sequence TTGAAGAATGGAATAAAGGTTTTTTTGTGTCTTCTTTTGGCATTTACATTGTTTCCATTTAATAGTTTAGAAGCTAATGCACAGGGTAATGATGTATCTGTAAAGCTTAGAAACTATTTGGGAAATAAAAAGACAGTTGGGGTTGACGTAGTAGGTGAATATCTTGTCGAGGGGCAGAATGATTTAACGCTGGTTTCCTCGAAGGACTACTCTGTTAAACTCGAGAATGGAGAGCTCGTTTTATATACAGGGAATTCGAGGATAAAAGAATTTAGTGGATCTTTTACAGTAATTCCTAAATCATATGGTGCCAGTAATTATATTAGTATAAACGGAAGGGATTATTTAGGAGAAATTGAATTTACTATTGAAGAGTCATATATACGTCCAATCAATACGTTACCATTGGAAGATTATTTAAAGGGGGTTGTCCCTTATGAAATGCCTGCAACCTGGCATAAGGAAGCGTTAAAGGCCCAGGCAGTTGCGGCAAGAACGTATGCAATGAATTACGTTGGTTCGGTAATAGATGATACCATCAGGTACCAAGTTTATGGAGGTTATATCTGGGATTCCAGCTCTTATGATACATCAACAGCCGCAGTCAACGAAACAGTGGGCGATGTATTGAAGTATAATGGGAACCTAATTTCTGCAGTATATTCTTCAAGTAACGGAGGGCATACAGAATCTGCAGCAAATTATTGGGGGAATTCTCATCCATACTTAGTTGGGAAGCCTGACCCTTTTGACCCGCAAAGGCCATGGAGCTTAACTATTGATAAACAACAAATAGATACTTCAGGTCTAGATTTGAAGAATCCATCAGAGTGGTGGAACAGTGTAAGTGAGAAAAACTCTGATTTAGCTGAATTAAATAATATAAAGGCTTATATTAATAAGGATTTTTATCCGAATACAGAAATTAAAATTGTCGGAGTCCCGAAGCTAACTATATCGGGTAAAAATTCAAGTGGAAAAAGTACAAACGGTAGTCTTACAGTTGACTTTTTTGTGAAAAACGCAGATGGATCATACCGTATGGAAGATACAAGTGAATTACCTGATGATTATTCCAATGAGTTAGCAGGGGAAGATCGATATGGGACTAGCGTTGAGGTTGCTGAATACGGATGGGCGGCTGGCGCCGATTCCGTCGTACTTGGACGAGGGGATATTACTCTTGATGCATTGACTGGTACAGTGTTAGCAAAAAAGTACAACTCACCATTATTATTAACAAGGTCTGATCGTATTCCACCAGAGGTATTAACTGAAATTAAAAAGATTAACCCTACTTCGAAACGTGTATTTTTGCTTGGTGGAGAACAGGCTATATCGGAAAGTGTAGAAAATAGCATTCGAAATAGTGGATATACGCCAGTACGAATTATGGGAGAGACTAGATACCATACAGCAGTTAAAGTTGCTGAACAGATTCAAAACAGCAGTGAGGTGATTATCACAAGCGGAAACGAAAATTCACCAGATGCACTTTCGATTGCCTCATATGCTGCAAAAAATCAAATTCCTATTCTGCTGACTAGATCAGATCGAGTTCCTGCTGTTGTTTCCAATTACCTAAAGAAACATAATATCTCTAAGGTACACATCATTGGTGGAACAGTTGCTGTTTCAAAGGCAGTAGAGGACCACGTTCGAGGCCTAGGAATTTCAAACATTAACAGAGTCCAAGGTGAGGATCGCTTCGCTACAAGCGTAGCAATAGCAAAAGAATTTAAATACGATATGAGTAATGTGATTTTTGCCAGTGGATATCTGTTTGTAGACGCATTGCCAGGAGCTGCGCTTGCAGCAAAGTTAAATGCACCGGTTATTTTAACAAGGCAGGATAGATTTCCTAATGTTGTGAGGGGATGGTTAGACGGATTAAGCAACCAACCATTTATCCACTATCTTGGAGGACCTGTTGCCATTTCTGAGAATACGAGAGATGAAATCAAACAAACGTTAACGGCAAGTATCAACTTATATACATTGACTAAAGAAGATGTGGGAATTGGTACTTTAAGAAATATTTTAGGCGGAACGTTATTTAAAAGCTACCATATCACAAATGTTGCGAATAGCGAGTCGCGTGTAACTATATCGGGTCTCGGTTATGGTCATGGTGTAGGAATGAGCCAATATGGAGCTTACGAAAGAGCGGAAGCTGGTCATAGTTATAAACAAATACTGAGCTTCTATTATGAAGGTACAACATTGCAATAG
- a CDS encoding LCP family protein, with protein MDRIENRRQLKKRRRRRVLLILLPILAILLTAGCYGTYLTYKLANATSNSHQALDRGVKSVKRIEPVDPKKDNISILFVGVDDRNPDERGRSDVLILATFNKEDKSIKMVSLPRDSRVEIPDHGRDKINHAHAFGGMDLTVKTVENLFDIPVDYYAKFNFNAFIEVINALDGVRVNVPFTFSVQNSQDEHNAITLEKGYQTLSGEEALGFVRMRKQDPRGDIGRGERQQQVIKAIIKKGASLSSITKYDDVIESIGDNLTTNLTFGNLVALQKYSGSLRSVETVKLEGYDDWTDYGYYYGLNEESINAVSLELKEHLELLNDVKNEDGYKSEF; from the coding sequence ATGGATCGTATTGAGAATCGACGTCAGCTAAAGAAGCGCAGGCGCCGAAGAGTGCTCCTAATACTTCTACCAATTCTAGCTATATTACTAACAGCAGGATGCTACGGCACCTATTTAACTTATAAACTTGCTAATGCAACATCGAATTCTCACCAAGCGTTAGACAGAGGTGTAAAATCCGTAAAAAGGATCGAACCTGTTGATCCTAAAAAAGATAATATTTCAATACTATTCGTAGGCGTTGATGACCGGAATCCTGACGAACGCGGGCGATCCGACGTTTTGATACTTGCCACTTTTAATAAAGAAGACAAGTCGATTAAAATGGTCAGTTTACCAAGAGATTCAAGAGTGGAAATACCAGATCATGGCAGGGATAAAATAAATCATGCTCATGCATTCGGTGGCATGGATCTAACAGTAAAAACTGTTGAAAACTTATTCGATATCCCAGTCGACTATTATGCGAAATTCAATTTTAATGCATTCATAGAAGTTATCAACGCACTGGACGGTGTTAGAGTCAATGTACCTTTTACGTTTAGTGTTCAGAACAGTCAAGATGAGCATAACGCCATCACGTTAGAAAAGGGCTATCAAACACTTAGCGGTGAAGAAGCGCTAGGGTTCGTTCGGATGCGAAAACAGGACCCTCGAGGAGATATTGGTCGAGGTGAACGACAGCAACAAGTAATTAAAGCGATTATTAAAAAAGGAGCTTCTCTTTCATCGATTACAAAGTATGATGATGTGATTGAAAGCATTGGGGATAACCTTACGACAAACCTGACTTTTGGTAACCTCGTTGCTTTACAAAAGTATTCAGGTTCATTGAGATCGGTCGAAACTGTTAAGCTTGAAGGATATGACGATTGGACAGACTACGGATATTATTACGGATTAAATGAAGAATCTATCAATGCGGTTTCTTTGGAATTAAAGGAGCATTTAGAACTTTTAAATGATGTTAAGAATGAGGACGGCTATAAAAGCGAATTTTGA
- a CDS encoding DUF4855 domain-containing protein, translated as MRKLFFVPLVSVLVLCQCFFYNFDSVAHANDADRYQRIYGDNRIGTAIEISKFGWPKGLSHPEGSVILARADNPADALSAASLAGVKEAPILLTYPTKISPEVLEELKRLETQKVYILGGYNAVSREIETKLDQTGYITERIAGDDRYETAANINKVSEAYQSEKILLVNGRTIADALSASSYSAINNLPIYLTRSDRIPKQLPSTTKEVILYGGTKVINEQIEKDLKNKGYTVTRISGKTRYETNIESIKYAEVEFDKLIVVRGNSVSTKYEDYPDAVAASGLSKKLSAPIVLSHSERIIDSTESYLNSFDENMEYFVLGGPVAVSDSVLMDFIPQPIKDQYAVYQSNSRLYSAETLNEAIEFTTTKENSYILPLNDQEQPVEHRYTTRQEANIRAGVIIYNGYENELKASRFYHTEGVSGVYSEGFFDPYVAYHNNGQFVGQMFDTFIVIGRHYSTNGQFEQTTANDSNYKDWLWYIDRTFKENGALDRINESVQRTGINEKAKVYLMIPYPKNEGEILYLNGEPRNANLYFRDLLVKWYVDRVIEQFNQSSFENIQFEGFYWLNETVISPEDEDLVTSAASYVKGKGKQIIWSPHALATNIPNWDKYGFTAAYLQSNAMNEDDVNETTRKIHKGYARGIEYNMGINIEMEDTGYTLIDRTARNFRKYLSMGETYGVKGNSIIMYQGTVQVNRIGTYEDPRYSTLYDDLYQFIKE; from the coding sequence TTGCGTAAGTTATTTTTTGTACCACTTGTTTCAGTTCTTGTTTTGTGTCAGTGCTTCTTTTACAATTTTGATTCTGTAGCCCACGCCAATGACGCTGATAGGTATCAAAGAATTTATGGTGATAATCGAATTGGTACAGCAATTGAAATATCGAAGTTCGGTTGGCCTAAGGGGCTCTCCCATCCAGAAGGGTCTGTAATTCTCGCAAGAGCTGATAATCCTGCTGACGCATTATCAGCTGCTAGTTTGGCAGGTGTAAAAGAAGCGCCAATTCTCCTCACGTACCCGACTAAAATTTCACCTGAAGTTCTTGAGGAACTAAAAAGATTAGAAACCCAGAAGGTCTATATTTTAGGAGGATACAATGCAGTAAGTAGGGAAATTGAGACAAAACTTGACCAGACAGGATACATAACAGAACGTATCGCTGGAGATGACCGCTATGAGACTGCTGCAAATATCAATAAGGTTTCCGAAGCTTATCAAAGTGAAAAAATATTACTTGTGAATGGAAGAACGATTGCTGATGCTTTATCAGCTTCCAGCTATTCTGCAATAAACAATCTACCGATCTATTTAACTAGATCTGATCGAATACCAAAGCAATTGCCTAGTACGACTAAAGAGGTTATCTTATATGGCGGTACAAAGGTAATAAATGAACAAATCGAAAAAGATTTAAAGAATAAAGGCTACACCGTCACAAGAATCAGTGGTAAGACTAGGTATGAGACAAATATTGAGTCCATAAAATATGCTGAAGTTGAGTTTGATAAATTAATTGTAGTACGAGGAAACTCAGTTAGTACTAAATATGAGGACTATCCCGATGCTGTCGCAGCCAGTGGATTGAGTAAAAAGTTGAGTGCTCCAATCGTGTTATCACACTCAGAAAGAATCATCGACTCTACTGAATCATATTTAAATTCATTTGATGAAAACATGGAATACTTCGTTCTGGGAGGTCCAGTTGCAGTGAGTGATTCTGTGCTGATGGATTTTATACCTCAACCAATAAAAGATCAATATGCAGTTTATCAATCAAACAGCCGATTATATTCGGCCGAAACGCTAAATGAAGCAATTGAATTTACGACTACTAAAGAAAACTCATATATATTGCCATTAAATGATCAAGAACAACCTGTTGAGCATCGATATACGACCAGACAAGAAGCTAACATCAGAGCAGGGGTAATCATCTATAATGGATATGAAAATGAATTAAAAGCATCACGATTTTACCACACTGAGGGTGTAAGTGGAGTTTATTCGGAAGGGTTTTTCGATCCATATGTTGCCTATCATAATAATGGTCAATTCGTCGGGCAGATGTTCGATACGTTTATAGTTATTGGACGGCATTACTCTACGAATGGACAGTTCGAACAGACGACAGCGAACGATTCAAATTATAAGGACTGGTTATGGTATATTGATCGCACATTTAAAGAAAATGGTGCACTCGATCGAATCAACGAAAGTGTTCAACGTACTGGTATCAACGAAAAAGCGAAAGTCTATCTCATGATCCCTTATCCTAAGAACGAGGGAGAAATACTTTATTTAAATGGCGAACCTCGAAATGCAAACTTATATTTCCGAGACCTCTTAGTTAAATGGTATGTAGATAGAGTAATAGAACAGTTTAATCAATCATCATTTGAAAATATTCAATTTGAAGGATTTTATTGGTTAAATGAAACAGTCATTAGTCCAGAAGATGAAGACCTAGTTACGTCTGCTGCAAGCTACGTAAAAGGAAAAGGCAAGCAAATCATATGGTCACCGCATGCTCTCGCTACGAACATCCCTAACTGGGATAAGTACGGATTTACAGCAGCCTACTTGCAGAGCAACGCGATGAATGAAGACGACGTAAATGAAACGACAAGAAAGATACACAAAGGATACGCTAGAGGAATCGAGTATAACATGGGGATCAATATCGAGATGGAAGACACGGGTTACACCCTTATTGATCGTACTGCACGAAACTTCAGAAAATACCTCTCTATGGGTGAAACATATGGTGTAAAGGGAAACAGTATTATTATGTATCAGGGAACTGTCCAGGTCAACAGAATTGGGACATATGAAGATCCAAGGTATAGCACCCTATATGACGATTTGTATCAATTTATAAAAGAATAA